One window from the genome of Poecilia reticulata strain Guanapo linkage group LG9, Guppy_female_1.0+MT, whole genome shotgun sequence encodes:
- the cds2 gene encoding phosphatidate cytidylyltransferase 2 — protein MTELRHRGAKEGESPLEQQPSEDKGSDSELKADKDGVSDESKVDSGVPEVPVPPDDTPEVLNKALSGLSSRWKNWWVRGILTLAMISFFFFIIYLGPMVLMMIVLCVQIKCFHEIITIGYNVYHSYDLPWFRTLSWYFLLCVNYFFYGETVTDYFFTLVQREEPLRILSKYHRFISFALYLTGFCMFVLSLVKKHYRLQFYMFGWTHVTLLIVVTQSHLIIHNLFEGMIWFIVPISCVICNDIMAYMFGFFFGRTPLIKLSPKKTWEGFIGGLFATIVFGIMLSYVMAGYRYFVCPVEFNNDSNRFQVDCEPSELFQLQEYSLPGVLESVTGWTTVHLYPFQIHSIALSSFASIVGPFGGFFASGFKRAFKIKDFANTIPGHGGIMDRFDCQYIMATFVNVYIASFIRGPNPSKVVQQLLALRSDQQLYIFNSLKAHLTEKGLLRAAEAAA, from the exons ATGACAGAGCTGCGGCATCGAGGAGCCAAAGAAGGCGAGTCTCCGTTAGAGCAGCAGCCATCAGAGGACAAG GGCTCAGACAGCGAACTGAAAGCAGACAAAGATGGCGTCTCCGACGAGTCCAAGGTGGACTCGGGAGTCCCCGAGGTGCCGGTTCCTCCTGACGACACCCCCGAAGTTCTCAACAAGGCCTTGTCTGGACTCTCCTCAAG ATGGAAGAACTGGTGGGTACGAGGCATCCTAACACTAGCCATgatctccttcttcttctttatcaTCTACCTGGGCCCCATGGTGCTCATGATGATT GTCCTCTGCGTTCAGATCAAGTGTTTCCATGAAATCATCACGATTGGGTACAACGTGTACCACTCCTACGACCTGCCCTGGTTCCGGACGCTGAGCTG GTACTTCCTGCTGTGCGTGAACTACTTCTTCTATGGCGAGACAGTGACCGATTACTTCTTCACACTGGTGCAGAGAGAGGAGCCTCTTCGCATCCTCAGCAAATACCACCGCTTCATCTCCTTCGCACTCTACCTCACAG GTTTCTGCATGTTCGTGCTGAGCTTGGTGAAGAAACATTACCGCCTTCAGTTCTACATG TTTGGCTGGACCCATGTGACTCTGCTGATCGTAGTGACCCAGTCCCACCTCATCATCCACAACCTGTTCGAGGGGATGATCTG GTTCATCGTTCCCATTTCCTGTGTGATCTGCAACGACATCATGGCCTACATGTTTGGTTTCTTCTTCGGCCGAACACCGCTCATTAAG CTGTCGCCTAAGAAGACCTGGGAGGGATTTATTGGTGGATTATTCGCCACTATTGTGTTTGGTATCATG CTCTCCTACGTCATGGCTGGATACCGCTACTTTGTTTGTCCTGTGGAGTTCAACAACGACTCCAACCGTTTCCAGGTGGACTGTGAGCCATCAGAGCTGTTTCAGCTGCAGGAATACAGCCTGCCAGGAGTCCTGGAGTCTGTCACCGGATGG ACCACCGTGCATCTGTATCCGTTCCAGATCCACAGCATCGCTCTCTCCTCCTTCGCCTCCATTGTGGGGCCCTTCGGTGGCTTCTTCGCCAGCGGCTTCAAGAGAGCATTTAAGATCAAG GACTTTGCCAACACCATACCGGGTCACGGAGGCATTATGGACAGATTTGACTGCCAGTACATAATGGCCACATTCGTCAATGTCTACATTGCCAGCTTCATCAG